The following are encoded together in the Desulfococcus multivorans genome:
- a CDS encoding DUF4112 domain-containing protein, with protein MNPNKQKELPHSSVHSRMQRLRSLSRLLDSAFPLPGGFRIGLDGIIGLIPGFGDIAGSIASSYIIVESARLGASTATLLRMVMNVLVESLIGLVPFLGDLFDIVWKANEKNMALMEKQLAAAPPGSSPETRLKAAVFIILGLMLAGVAAIAYLGFTLLFRLVAALQGAGGA; from the coding sequence ATGAATCCCAACAAGCAAAAGGAACTGCCGCACTCTTCGGTGCACTCCCGTATGCAGCGGCTCCGATCGCTCAGCAGGCTTCTGGACAGCGCCTTCCCGCTGCCGGGCGGCTTTCGCATCGGCCTCGACGGCATCATTGGGCTTATACCGGGTTTCGGCGACATTGCGGGCAGCATTGCCTCAAGCTATATCATCGTTGAGTCGGCCCGGCTCGGGGCCTCCACTGCGACTCTCCTCCGCATGGTCATGAACGTGCTGGTGGAGTCGCTGATCGGTTTAGTTCCTTTTCTCGGCGATCTGTTCGATATCGTCTGGAAGGCCAACGAGAAGAACATGGCCCTCATGGAAAAGCAGCTCGCGGCCGCGCCGCCTGGGAGCAGCCCGGAAACGCGGCTCAAGGCTGCGGTATTCATTATCCTCGGCCTGATGCTTGCCGGCGTGGCTGCCATCGCTTATCTCGGATTCACACTTCTCTTCCGGTTGGTCGCCGCCCTGCAGGGGGCGGGCGGCGCTTGA
- a CDS encoding superoxide dismutase has protein sequence MDTPKLYVLPKLAYDYNALSPVISEDLLRLHHDKHHAAYVNGANTILQKMDKARTDNADFDTKATFKELSFHIGGHLLHSLFWENLAPQDKGGGGRPPGAIAKAIDEEFGSLDRFKKLFSQAAASAEGSGWAALTFCRKTNRPIIMQVEKHNTNVYPMFRILMVLDVWEHAYYLDYKNDRGKFVEAFWNIVNWPAVNERLEDLLKG, from the coding sequence ATGGACACACCCAAATTGTATGTTCTACCGAAGCTTGCATACGACTACAACGCGCTTTCACCGGTCATATCGGAAGACCTGTTGAGACTGCATCACGACAAGCACCATGCAGCTTACGTGAATGGGGCGAACACCATTCTCCAAAAAATGGACAAGGCCCGGACTGACAATGCCGATTTCGATACAAAGGCGACGTTCAAGGAACTCTCGTTCCACATCGGGGGGCACCTGCTCCATTCGCTCTTCTGGGAAAACCTCGCCCCGCAGGACAAAGGCGGGGGCGGGAGGCCGCCAGGAGCCATCGCGAAAGCAATCGACGAGGAATTCGGATCTCTCGACCGGTTCAAAAAACTGTTTTCACAGGCTGCGGCAAGCGCCGAGGGCTCGGGCTGGGCTGCGCTCACGTTCTGCAGAAAGACGAACAGGCCCATCATCATGCAGGTCGAAAAGCACAACACGAACGTCTACCCCATGTTCAGGATTTTGATGGTTTTGGATGTGTGGGAACACGCCTATTACCTTGACTACAAGAACGACAGAGGCAAGTTCGTAGAAGCGTTCTGGAACATCGTGAACTGGCCTGCGGTAAACGAAAGGCTTGAGGATCTTCTGAAGGGTTAA
- a CDS encoding DUF883 C-terminal domain-containing protein produces MEKNNTEVDDTEETAASFQGSGKSTGFGNVKTVIADKLHKAAEAIGEKAADPDAQSGMAPYGNQISGWLDQSAEYVRQFDYEQADARVREYVRQKPGRSLLIAGGIGLMIGAMLRRR; encoded by the coding sequence ATGGAAAAAAACAATACGGAAGTTGATGACACTGAAGAAACGGCGGCATCGTTCCAAGGCTCAGGCAAGTCAACCGGCTTCGGAAATGTCAAAACCGTTATTGCCGATAAGCTGCATAAGGCTGCCGAGGCTATCGGCGAAAAAGCGGCGGATCCGGACGCACAATCCGGCATGGCTCCTTACGGAAATCAGATATCCGGTTGGCTGGACCAATCCGCCGAGTATGTTCGGCAATTCGACTATGAGCAGGCAGATGCCAGGGTCCGGGAATACGTCAGGCAGAAACCGGGTCGCAGCCTCTTGATCGCAGGAGGTATCGGCCTGATGATCGGAGCCATGTTACGCCGCAGATAA